The Patescibacteria group bacterium region CGTGGTATATTTTTCCATCGTTCATTTTTGTGTTTTCTTTATAGACCTTTAAAATTTAATAACCATGGAATTAGAACACCGCCAGTTTTTAGAGCAATTCGTGTCTGATTATATTGATTGCTCCAATCTCGGAGATATTAACCGGGCTTTCAATAGGGCCGGGAAAAAAGAATTTGAGAGCCTGATGGCTCGGGCAGAGTCCATTCTGCAGAAGATTACAGATTTAGAAGCTTTACTTGTTTCCATTGATGAGCTTGATTCCTTGCAAGCCCCTTTGATTAAGCGATGCGGCTATTTCCAGGCCTTAGTGGCTAAAAGAGGGGCGGAAATCGCCTCCAGCATTAACAGCTTCGACGCCTTATGGGTGATTCCGTTTCAGGGTAAATTCCACATATCCGGGCCGCCCGCCTGGCTCTTGACTGCGCTTGATTCCCGGGCCGCCGTGCTCTTAAAGGAAGAGGCTTTAGCTCATGTATTTAATCTGGATATTTTAGCTAACTATTTATTCGATAGTGATCTTTATCCAGAAAGTCGTCGAGCTGTCCTTAATCGGATCAGGGAAGTTTTGCCCAGTGAAAAAGATGTGTTAGTCGTGGCCAGGCAATGTGATCGTCGTCCCAATTCGCAGGACAAATGTATGGAAGAATTTAAATATTTTTTGTTTAAACGCCTGGAAGAAATGTTGGATGACCTGCTTAAGTGGGACAATCCTGGGGTAATGATTAAAGTAATAGAAAAGATTGGATCTCCGCTTGATCCCGACCTGGAAAGGCTTTTAAAAGTCAAAGCCATGGAATTTTTGGAAAAGTGATTAATCCACAGCTGAAGTGAGAGTTTGGTTTTAAAGCCAAGCTCTTTTTTTATAAAAAAAGCGCTTAGTTGTCCCAGCGTTTTTTGTTTATTTAAATATATTGTTTAACAGTTATTCTTTCCACTTATCCACATATTGGCCTAAGCCGAAGTCTAAGAGCTTGTTTTGCAATTTGGTATTCTTATTCAGAAAAATCAAAAGGGAAGAGAGCTCGATTTGGTAGCGGTCTTTAACGATCTTATAAACAATCTTAGGGTCTGATTTAATGGCTCTTCTGATAGTTTTGCCTTGGACGCCGCCAATCTTCGCGGCTTCGGAAACTGATAACCAGAGAGGATTTTTGATTGTTTTATCAATTTTCTTGGCCATAGCAGATTTGATAGGTATTTAAGTCTACAATATTGTAGACTTAAATACTAAAAATGGCTAGTATAAAACAATATATAATTTTAAGTCCACATTAAATTAGACTTAAAACTTGGTTTTATTTAATAAATAAATATATAAAACGATTTTTGTAAATAGTTGATGGTAAAAATGAAATAAAACCTTTGTCAATCCGTCTGGTAATCGATATAAGTCCAATATTATTTGGACTTAAGTCACTTTTATCTTAAACATCCGCCTGCCAAAAGTCAAGGAGCCAAGAAGGGGCTTGCTTGGTGGAAATAATTTTTATATTTCAAATCTTAGACACCATCTTTAACTTGTTTTTGCTTTTAGCCTATGCTAGAATAAAATCAAGAAAAATAGCGTATAAATATGTGATCGGGCAGGGGGTAAAGTCCCTGGTTTTTCGTTTATCAGCATGACTATTAATTTAGCGAAAAAATTTAAAGATAAGAAAGCTATCAGCCAGCTGCGCAGCAAGGACCGCGAGGCCTTTATTGCTGTTTACGATAATCACGTTAAGGATATCCACCGCTTCGTCTATTTCAAGATCGGTCGCCAGGAAGAAGCTAATGACCTGACTTCCATGATTTTCTTGAAAACTTGGAACTATATCCAAACGAATCAATTGGCGGATGGTAAGACTTTGCGGGCGCTTTTATATAAGATTGCCCGTAACGCTATCGTGGATTATTACCGGGAAAATGGCCTTAAATTAGAGCTATCTTTAGATGATGAGAATAATCCGATTGAGGTGGTTGATGATAAGCAGGACTTAGCTGAAGACCTGACAGATAGGGCTAATTTAGAACTGATAAAGTCTAAGCTGCCTTTGCTTAAAGATGAATATAGGGAAGTGATTATATTAAAATTTGTCAATGATTTAGATTTGTCTGAAATTGCGGATATCACTGGTAAAAGCAAGGGTAATGTCCGGGTTCTGCTCCATCGCGCTTTAAACGCCCTCAGGGAGTTAGTCAGTGAGGCTGATCCTAAAACAGAGGAATAAGCCTTTAAATATCAAAAACCACCCCGTTTAAGGATGGTTTTTGTTTAAATCTCGTGGACAGAAATAGTGACTAGAATCGACTTTAATATAGTAGCATATTTTGAAAAAAAGTAAATATACTAGTCATTTTTGGTGGATCCGCAGGGAGTTGAACCCTGGAGATTTAGGTGTCGATCCTAGTCTCGAAACCCACCGGACCCAGGTTTTCAGACTAGCATAAACAGGCTGAGATTATCTTTAACTTTTCCTAAATTTTCCCTAAATCTTGCCAAGTGTAACAAAGACCCATATAATTCGTATACTATAACGTATGACGGAGAAAGAATTGCTCAAACAACTGAATAATCTTAAATCTGTCAACCCTAACCAAGCCTGGCTGCAAAGCAACCGGGAGATTTTATTAGCCCAAGTTTCTAATTCTGGGTCGGATAATCTATCTAATTGGAATAAGTTTTTAATCGACCTGAAGAGCCTGGTTCGGACTGCGTCCCAGCCTGCTTTTGCCCTCGGGTCTTTTTTGGTATTGCTTCTAGGGGCCAGCTTATTCAGCCATCAGGCCTTTAATCGCATCAAGCCTAATGATTCTCTATATATCGCCCGCATCATTTCCGAGAAGGCTCGGTTAAACACTGTCTTTAATGAAAACGACCGTGATCAATTAGCGATGGAATTTGCCGCGGAAAGAGCCCAGGATATTACCACCATCCTGTCCGATCCGAACTTTAACAACGAAGAACATAAGACTGAAGTCGATAAGCTTAATCAGAATTTCAGCCAGGAGATGGCTGTGGTCAAGACAGTTATCAACAAGACTAAACCGGTAGTAGCGGTGGTTGCTTCAACCAGCGATATAGTGATCAGCGCAGAATCTGCTAAAGATAAGGCTGGCGTTGAAGTCTATGAAAATCCGGGCGCTCAAGGCGCCAAGATCGCTTCTAATACTGATAAGGATGTCGTAAGCGTGGAAGCGACCAAAGACACCGGGTCGATTATCGATGAAGCCCAAAAGATGTTCAATAACAAGGAATATAATCAAGCTCTGGATAAACTTAAGGAAGTTAACGAGCTAATCAAGAAATAAGCTGATGCTTATTTATTAGTTTATCTCAGCCGCCCCTCCTTTTAGAAAGTTAGATCTCCTTCTTACTTCTGATTCGGACGAAAGCTCAGATAAATTAATAAATCCGCGTCAGCGGGTTGGCAAAACGGCTCAAGGTCGATTCTCGGGCAACCGGGAAGTTTTGTCCCTTAATAAATCAAAAAACTTATCCTTTGAAAGAAGCTTTTCAAATGTTTGAAGCTTAAAGCCCAATCTCTTAGCATAGATGATAGATTGGTTAAGCTTTTCTCCAGCCCGCTAGGACTTAGCTAGGGTTGGCAGAACTTTTTTTAAAGATCAGTCAGCCTTCGTCCCGGCGTCAAGCTGGCGAAGCGGGATTCCGACTGATCTATTAAAATATGAAAAGAGAAGAGGCTGAAAAGCGGAAAACAGATCAAGAGCTTCATATGAGGATGGGTAAAATCGTTACATTATCCCTATCGTTTTAACTTCAATGTCTAAAACATTCGGATGATGTCTTAATCAATTGTTTATGACTAAATTACGCAAATTCTTAACTATCGGCGTAATGGTAATGACAATTATTGCCATGAGTGGTGCTTTCATCACTCCAGCTAAAGCTGCCGCATCTGCTGGCGACTTAATTAAAATGGCTGGCAATTCTTCTGTCTATTACTTAGGTTCCGATAGCAAGAGATATGTCTTCCCTAATGAAGCTACTTATTTCTCTTGGTACAAAGATTTCAGCGGTGTGATTACTATCCCCGCTACTGAACTGCAGAGCTACATGCTTGGCGGTAATGTCACCATGAGACCAGGTACTAAATTAGTGAAGATCGTTACTGATCCTTCTGTATACGCTGTTGAACCAAACGGTGTATTAAGAAAGATCGCCAGTGAAGCTGATGCAATCGCTTTATACGGCTCTACTTGGGCAACCAGGGTAGTCGATGTAGCTGATTCTTTCTTCACTAACTACACTGTTGGCTCTCCTTTAACTTCTAACACTTATCCTAAGGGTTCTTTGTTAAAGAATGCTTCCAGTGCTAACATCTATTACTACGATGGTACTAACTATCGTTTGATTGCTAGCGACGCTGCTTTTACTGCTAACCGCTTTAATAATGCTTACGTCGTTACCACTTCCATGACCTTAACCGCTGGTGGTACTTCCATCACCGCCGCTGAAACCGGTATTACTAATACCGCTCAAGCTGGTGGCACTGGTCCAATCATCACTGGTTCTGGTTTAACCGTGGCTTTAGCTGCTGATCAGCCGGTTTCTGCTACTTATGTTAGAGATACTGGTGCTATCGTCTCACAAGCTGTTGCCCCTTTCTTGAAATTAAATTTTACAGCGGCCTCAGACGGACCCGTTACTGTTAATACCTTACGTTTAACAAGAAGCGGAATCTCTGCTGATTCTGATTTAGGTACTGTATATATTTATGATGGCGAAACAATGTTAGCAGAGCACACTTCTTTGTCTAACCGAGTAATCACCTTCAATAATAGTAATGGTTTATTTGTTGTGCCAGCTGGTACTACAAAGACTATTACTGTTAAGGCCGATATCGCTGCTGTTAATGCCACTGTTTCTGGTATAGTATTAGGTGTTAATGCTGCATCTGATATCACCTCTACCGGAGCCACTGTTTCTGGTTCTTTCCCGATTAATGGTAATTCTATGGCTGTTGGCACTGTTACAGACTTGGGTTATGTTAACGTAACCGGGTTTACAACCTGCCCAGCCACTATTGATCCAGGAAAAACCAATGAAGAAATTTGGAGATTCTCTGCTACTGCTAACGATCAGAACATGTCCATTAAATACTTAAAAATGACTGTTGTTGGCACTGTTGCGGTGAATGATTTAGCCAATTTTAAGTTAGAAGTGGGCGGCGTTCAGGTTGGCTCTACTGTAGCTAGTATGAATGCTAGTAAAGAAGTAATCTTTGACTTATCCGCAGCTCCTTATCAGATTACAAGCGGACAAACCAAGGTCTTCACTCTTAAGGCTGATGTCTTAAACGGTTCTAGCCGAGCCTTTAAGGTTACTATTAGGAAAGTTGGTGACTTTATTACCACCGATAATAATTATGGCGTACAAGTTAAGCCTCTAAAGAGTGGTGCTGCTTTCGCCTTAATTGAACCAACCACTGGCGCTGGTACTACTATTAATTCCGGCACCTTGACCGTTTCTGTTGCCTCTGACTCTCCAACTGGTAATATTCCAGCAGGCTCTAACGATGTTTCTTTAGCTAAGTTCACATACAAAGCTAATGGTGAAGATATTAAAGTAACATCCATTAACGTCTCAGTTAATGAAGAAAATGGAGATAAGGCTCTTAAAAATGGTAAATTGTATTGGAATGGTTCTCAGGTCGGTAGCACTGATACCAGTGTTGCTGATGAGACAACCGTTGTTTACACTTTAAGCCAGGTTATCCCAGCTGGTCAGACTGCCACTATTGAGTACAAGGCTGACACCATTGATGACACAAATACCAATCTTGTGTCAGGTCAAACTATCGTTGTGAGTCTAGTCGCCGGCACAACTGATGCTACTGGACAGTCATCTTTGAATTCTGTTTCTACGGCAGCTGCAACTGCAAGGACTTTAACCGTTGCTTCAGGTTTGGTAGTAGCTAGCGAGAATTTATCAATGGCTAATTACTCAGCGACCACTCCTACTGGAGTTGTCGGAGCGACTAACGTTAAAGTAGCTTCTGTTATCTTAACTGCTGGTTCTGGCGAAGGTGTAACCGTAAACCAGATCGTAGTTGGCGATGATGGTGATGACACTACTGAAGATTTTGGTGACAATTTCCAAAATCTAGTTCCAAAAAATTCTGCTGGTACCGCTTTAGCCACAGTTCAAGGCACTTTAGCGGCTACCGCTGGGGCTGATTATACTTTCACCCTATCTCCAGCCGTTGTTATCCCAGCTGGTCAACAGTATGTAGTTGACTTTTATGCTGATATTTTGACTGGCGCAACTGGTTTCGGTGGTGCCAGACCAGGCTTGGAGTTCGTGAACTTATCAGCTACTGGCAATACTACTAGTTCCGATGCCTATCCTAGTGCTAGCGTCGCTGACTTGCAGGATCTATACATAGCAGCTAATGGTTCGTTAACAGTTACAGCTGATGCTGACACTCCAACTGGCGCTCAGATAGTATTAGGTCAAACAGATGTTGAATTAGCTAAGTTAAAATTCACCGCTGGTGCTTCAGAAAATGTTAATATTAACAGGATTGCTTTAACTGATACCAGTTCAGCCGCTAATAGTTTAACTAACGTTAGATTATATGATGGCACGAATATGGTCGGTTCCTCAGTCGCTGCGTTTAATGCTGCAACTAATGGCGTAGCTACTTGGAATTTAGTAACTCCTTTAGTAATAACTAAGAATACTTCTAAGACTTTGACCGTTAAAGCTGATATAAATGCTTATCCTAATGGAACCTCTGCTAGCACTCATGTTATCAATTTAGCTTCTAATGCTAATATTGATTCTATTGGTGCATCTTCAGGCGCTCCTATTACCGAAACCGTTACTTCGGCTACCGGTAATACAATGACTGCCTATAGAACCAAAGTTTCTGTTAGTAAAGACGCAACTTCACCTTCTGGCGCGCCTACAGCTACTACCGATCAAACCGTCTTAGTATTCAACGTTACAAATACTAGTAATGTAGATAACCAGGATGCCACTGTTAAAGATTTAGCTTTAAATTTATCTACCTCTGGCACATGGTTGACTGCTACAACTAGAAATATTAAGGTTTACAAGAATACCATTACTGCTGGCAATTTAGTCGGCACGAAGGCTTTCGCCCCGGCCGCTGCTTTAGCCAGTGTGGCTTTCGATGGTTGGGATACCACTACATCATTAACCGATGTTAGTGTTGCCAATGGTAGCTCTGTAAAGTTTATTGTAACCGTTGATACTAACGAAGCTCCAACTGATGGTCGTTTGACTGTTAGTATTCCGAGCTCGAATGGTATTAAGTGGACTGATGGCGTTACCGCAAATATTGTGGTGGTTGATTCTTTACCACTTAACGGTGGGACTCTAACTTACTAATCTAAATTAGTTTGTTACAACAAAAGCACCCCTTATGGGGTGCTTTTGTTATTGATTTTTGGATATTTTTGCGGTATTATAAGAATTATTCATTAATTTTTTATTCATAATTTATGAAAAGTAGTAAATATATTAGAATAGGTTATTTAATTTTTTTACTTTTGTTTTTAAGTTTAGGATTGGTCGGTTTTTTATATTTTAAGAATTCTTTCACTAAAGTCGAACTTCCATTAAGTAATGAATCGGATGAGATAAATGAAAATAATGAAACTTTAGAACAGAGCGGTATCATTAAAGTTGATGAAGTTAAAAAAAATAATGTTGATCAACAAGTGGTTGGTTCCTATAATAATTATCTAGTAGAAGGTCTAAAATATAAAGCCAGTGGTGATGCTGGTAATAAGGACGACTATTATCAGGCTATAAATAGTTTTCAGAAGGCAGTTGATTTAACTAATGGACAATATTGGGTTCCAGTTGTGAATATTGCTAATATATACAAAACATTGGGCGAATATGGTAAGTCCGAGGTTTATTATAATAATGCTTTAAAAATATCTAATTATAGTGAAAGCTCTATTTATATTTCAAAAATTGATCTATATAAGAATTACCTTAAAAAAGACAATAATTCTATTATCTCTCTATACGATGAGGCTGTTGATAATGTTGTTATTGATCAGATGGTCGTTATTGCGGATTATGCCAGCTTCCTTAAGAGTATAAGTAAATATAGAGAGTCTCTAGATTATTATCGAATTTTGTCTAAAAGTTATCCTAATAATAGTCGTTATCGCGATGAAGTGGTTTTATTAGAGAGTTTAGTGAAATAAGTCTAAAATATATAAATCAAGCCGCCCAGATTGCCCATTTTCTGGGTTTTTTGCTATAATAATCAGCATAAGCCATTAATTCATTTTTTGTTTCAAATCTATGAAGCCTAAAGTTTATCTACTCATTTTGCGTCTGGGGGTTTTCTTGTCCTTGCTTACCGTCTTTTTGGTTTTTAGGAACCTTCTGTTTCCTTATATCACCTCTAAGCAGCTGGTCTTAAATATCCTGATGGAATTCCTTTTGGCGATCACCTTGGTCTTCTGGTGGAAGTTTCCTAGCTACCGGCCGAAGAAGTCTTGGATTACTTGGGGGCTTATTTCTTATTTTATAGCTATTATTGCTTCCTTATTCGTCACAATCGACTTCAATCTTAGTTTCTGGGGTGATGCGGAAAGGATGCTGGGCTTATTCCATCTCTTCCATTTCTTGATCCTGTATTTCATCATCATTACGGCTTTCCGGGAAAAGAAGGATTGGAAACTGCTATTTCTCGCCTCCATTCTGGTGGCGGTGGTGGAAAGCTATTTCTGCCTCAAGGGGCAGCTCGCCTATGGCACTATCGGTAATACGGCTTATGTTAGCGGCTACTTGATCTTTAATCTTTTCTTCGCCGCCATTCTGTTTCTAAAATCCAAATCAAAGCTCTGGCGTTGGTTATATTTAATCCCGGTGGTGATTATGCTTTTTGCCTTCCGCCGGGCCAATACTTCCGGGGCGATCATCGGTTTGGGCATTAGCGTTCTCTTATTCTTATTCTTATTCGGTTTCTTCCAGCGAAACAAAAAACTAAAATATTGGACTTTGGGAATAGCTTCAGTTTTGGTGTTAGGGGTGATTTTCGTCTTTTCCCAATCGCAATCCGATTGGTTCCAGTCAAGCACCCGTCTGCGTAATCTAACTTCCCAGAAGAGCACCTTCCAGACCCGCTTGGTTTCCTGGCGGGGTGCGGCGGCTGATTTCAAATTCCATCCGATCCTCGGGGTGGGTTATGGCAACTACGCTTCAGTTTTTGACCGTCAGTTCGATCCCAAGTTCTATAATTACAGCCGGACGGAAACCTATTTCGACCGGGCGCATAATAACCTGATCGATATCGTTACCACCACCGGCCTCTTGGGTCTCCTGGCTTATCTCAGCATCTTCGTCGCCCTCTTCTATTATCTATTCCTCTACTTCAAGCCCATTCTCCGCGATTATCGTGGTGGCGAAGAGGGAAGCAGCCGCCAGTTAGCTGAAGTCTTCTTGATTGTGTCGCTGGTTGTTGCTTATTTTATCCAGAACCTAGCGGTCTTCGATTCTCTGGTGACCTATATGGGGCTAATGATTATCTTGGCCTATGTATATTATCTGGTCCAAATTAAGCCCGAAGACGGGGAAGAAGAGGCTAGACCGGCGATCAAATCTAAGACGGAATATATCGCTCTGGGTTCTGTCATAATAGTCGCCTTGGTTTTTATCTATACTTTTAATGTCAGGCCCTGGCGTATGTTTGTAAATACGATAAATAGTTATTCCCAGACTTTATCCGGGGACGTGGTTAATGGCCTTAACAGCTATCGTGAGGCTCTAGACAGTAATACCGGTCTGGAGCGGGACGCTCGTTTTTCCTTTATTGGCCTGATCTCGACTAATCCGGCCGTCCTTTCCTATCTGACTCCGGCTGAAGCCCAGGATACTCTCGCCTATACGGTTAGCCTAGCCCAGAAGAACTTGAGCTATAATGAAGAGGATAGCTTGGGGCAATTACAGCTAGCGCAAATCGCTGATCTGGGCGCTCGGGTGAATTATCAAGACCAGGTCCTGTTTGAGAGGTATTCTACTCTCTCTTTGAACGCGATCGACGCGGCGATAAAAGCTAGCCCGCGCCGGCCAACCCTATATTTCGCTAAGGCCCAATTGCTTTTAGCGCGGGGTGATAAAGAGGGGACGATTGAAAGTATGAAATATGGTATTAGTTTGAACCCGGAATATCCGGATGGGCATTGCCAGCTGGCCCTTATCTATATCTTGTTAGACGATGACGAGGCTAGTTATCCTTATGTGACGAGTTGTTTGGATAATAAGGGACAATTCGCTTTCCCGGAGAAAGCTTTGACAATCTGGGCTAAGCACTATACCGCGCTTAAGGATACGGCTCATTTAGAGCAGATTAACGCCCAGCTGGAAGCTTACAAAGCTGATTCGCTGGCGCCAATACAACCCTAAAATCACTGATAATATAAAAGATCGACAAAACCAGCCTCCGGGCTGGTTTTTGTTAATGTTTTGCAGTCTTTGGCTTTTATCTTGATTTCAGGAAATCTTGGGCTTTCGATGAAGCCTGATGTGCTAGCCTGGAAGAGTAATATTTTCAATAAAAAATATGACTCTAAAAAAATTTTGCTTAAAGCATAGACGCACACTTCTAATCTCAGGCGGAATCATCCTGGCCTTATTGGTCCTAATGTTTATAAGCGCCCGTCCCTGGCGTTTAGCCGCCTCTTTGCGCGACCTGGAAGAATTATCTGCTTCTTTCAGGCGGGCCTATCCTTGCCATGAAGATTGTTTGATAAAGCGCTTGGGACTGGAAAACAAGCTGGCGGCGGCTTTAGAAGAAAAACAACCCGGTTTAGCAGAAATAATGGCCGCAAAAATTAAGGATGATTCCCAGGATGCGTCGTTTCGGCGCTCCTTGGATCGGATAATTAAATCCAGCGCTTATGAAAATGATTAAATTAGTTTCAAGTATCTGTTTTCTCTTGGCATCTCTCGTTTGTGGGCTAGAAGTTAAGGCGATGCCGATCGGTACCCTGTTGTATCGAACTTCTAACCAGGGTCTGATGTACGGCTATAACAGCCCGGAGCTGATCGTGAGCGAGAAAGGAGTGATTAAGCACATATATTCCGGCCATGTGGGAATCTATGTCGGTTTGGAAAATGGCGTGCCTTATGTGGTAGAGGCTTTGGGCGATGGCGTAGTTAAAACCCCGGCTCAGTATTTTGTAAATGAAAGCGCGGGGGAAAAATTTCTAGGCGCCAAATTCCCCAAGCAGGCGAACTCAGCCCAAGCCCAGCAAGCCGTGGCCATCGCCAAGAAGATAGCGGCTGATAATTTAGCCTATGACCTGGATTTCAGGCAACAGAAAGGTCCGGGCGATGGCGATTGGACTTGCGTCGGTTTAGTGGAAAAAGTTTACGAAAGCGCCAATATCTCTAATCCAGATAACCTAGGTGCTTTAGAGTATAATCAGCCCTATTATGCTGTCGATATTACGCCCGACGGTTTTGATAATACCAGCTTATATAATTCAGGGGGTGATTGCTTTTCTCGGAAGCGGGAATTCTCTAAAATTAGTCGCCAGGATGATCTTCTTGTCCCTCTGCCAGAATTGATCGGTTTTGCGGCCGGTTTAGAGTATAAAAATGAACGCTATATCTTTTTGCCTTATACTCAGTTCCTTCAAGAGAGTCTGCGGGAAGTAGCGGTAGATATTAAAATCAGCTCGTCCTTTCCGGAAGAGGAGATTAGGGGCTCAGTCTCGGTCTGGCCGGTAGTTTTAAAATGGAGCCTCATCAATAACCCGATTTCTTCTTTAAAGAAAGTCGTGCGCCTGATTTTTCCTAAGACCGATGATCTCGATGATATCCCCCTAGATAAAGCTGTACCGACCTTACTTAACCCCCTATCTGTAATTAATGAGGATGAGACGGATAAAGATGGTGAAGATGAAAGTTTGATAGAAAAGGTAGTACCGGAGGATTTGCTCGAGATAATTCCTCCAGTAGTGAAAGAGAAGGCCGAAAAAATCTTAGCTTCTTCAACAACGCTTAGCACTAGTCCGAAAAAGACGGCCGTGAAAGCGAGCTCTAGTCCAGCGGTCAAGCCTAAAACGGCCAGCTCTTCGCCTCCGGTACAAAATCAAGCCGCTCCATCTCCGCCCAAAGTCAAAGCGGCGGCGGAGACAAAGATCATCGCGCCGATCAGCACGAGCACTAATACCAGCACTCAAGCTTATGTGCGGCCGGTGAACACTTATGTCGCTACGACTTCGCCTGCGGCTAGTTCCTCAACTTCGACTCTGGATAATTTAGATCCGGCTTCGATCTTAGCCCCTGGTCATATTGTTATCAGCCGAGTCGGAGAAGCGGGCGAAGATGATTGGGTCGAGCTATTTAACCCCTTTCCTGTGGCCTTTGATTTAGCGGCTAATGATTATCGTTTGGAAAGGTCTAAGACTGCCGTAGATCCTTCAATCATACTACGTTTCAATGATCCTGAGGACGGAGTTTTCAAGACGACAGTCATCGCTCCTTATGGTCGTTATTTAATTACCAGGGCGGAAGCTAGCCCGGCTCTACGTAACCAAGCGCAGGCGATTTCTCTGCGGGATGAATTCTCCTGGCCTCTAGGGGGCTATACCTTGTATTTAGCCAAAGATGCGGTCAGCTCTAACCTTGATCCGGATATTATTGATTATCTTGGTTTCGGTGAAGCCGCCTATTATGAGGGGAGTGCTCCGGCGCCGGCCTTCACGGCTAATTATTATCTGAGCCGTAAAGCCCTGGCGTCTTCAACGCCGGTCACGATGCTAGAAGGCGGGGAGCACTACTCGCTTAACTTAGTCTATGATAGTAACAATAATTCCTTTGATTGGATATTATTACCGATATCCGGCAGTCTAGAGCTAGCGAGTTCTTCTGAGCCTTATGATGACACTGATTACGGCCTGGATTCTCCTGGCATAGTTTATCTTAATCATTTCGATGAATGTTATCAGCCCGGGCAGAAATTTATCGTCGGCCTCTTTGCTTGCGCCCGCATCTTTGATTTCAAAGAAACGATTGAAAGCGCCGATTTTTCTCCGTCTTTGGGGAACGGGAACTTTTCGCTTAGCTTTTTCTATAAGCCGCAAGGGGTTTTTCCCCGCTTCTTCTTCCGTCTGAGTAACGGTAATGGCAATGAAAATTTAGAAATCAGTTTAGAGTCTGGCATGAGCGAGATTGCCGGTTTGCCGGGCATCGCTTGGCGCAACTACGATCATAATTTTTGGCCGGATGAGGATTGGCATCTGTTTACCTTAGTGTCTAATAGCGCTGACGGCTATTGGGCGATTTATCAAGACGGAGAAGAAATCTATCGTCGAGACGTTTCGGGTTCTTTGCCTAGTTTTAATCATTTAGAATTTGGCGGTACTAACGGCTTCTTGGCTGTTGACGAATTTAGCGTTTGGAAC contains the following coding sequences:
- a CDS encoding LamG-like jellyroll fold domain-containing protein encodes the protein MKMIKLVSSICFLLASLVCGLEVKAMPIGTLLYRTSNQGLMYGYNSPELIVSEKGVIKHIYSGHVGIYVGLENGVPYVVEALGDGVVKTPAQYFVNESAGEKFLGAKFPKQANSAQAQQAVAIAKKIAADNLAYDLDFRQQKGPGDGDWTCVGLVEKVYESANISNPDNLGALEYNQPYYAVDITPDGFDNTSLYNSGGDCFSRKREFSKISRQDDLLVPLPELIGFAAGLEYKNERYIFLPYTQFLQESLREVAVDIKISSSFPEEEIRGSVSVWPVVLKWSLINNPISSLKKVVRLIFPKTDDLDDIPLDKAVPTLLNPLSVINEDETDKDGEDESLIEKVVPEDLLEIIPPVVKEKAEKILASSTTLSTSPKKTAVKASSSPAVKPKTASSSPPVQNQAAPSPPKVKAAAETKIIAPISTSTNTSTQAYVRPVNTYVATTSPAASSSTSTLDNLDPASILAPGHIVISRVGEAGEDDWVELFNPFPVAFDLAANDYRLERSKTAVDPSIILRFNDPEDGVFKTTVIAPYGRYLITRAEASPALRNQAQAISLRDEFSWPLGGYTLYLAKDAVSSNLDPDIIDYLGFGEAAYYEGSAPAPAFTANYYLSRKALASSTPVTMLEGGEHYSLNLVYDSNNNSFDWILLPISGSLELASSSEPYDDTDYGLDSPGIVYLNHFDECYQPGQKFIVGLFACARIFDFKETIESADFSPSLGNGNFSLSFFYKPQGVFPRFFFRLSNGNGNENLEISLESGMSEIAGLPGIAWRNYDHNFWPDEDWHLFTLVSNSADGYWAIYQDGEEIYRRDVSGSLPSFNHLEFGGTNGFLAVDEFSVWNRALGAGEISLISQARLPFYPSPPLSPYVPAVLTNFYSFDENLGDTAHDAVGTNHLSLAHNFWYSNGKVGGYIFQDQRQTLITSPLADITGSDLSLTFWWRNRSHPNEGRVKLALNHDDKAMFGIVAGYYRPAYIFNGEYGIISEGEDKTIPYDDNWHHLALTYSARDYALNFYVDGRLKFSRPYIWIAPGEEINKLEIVLENYEVDLDELGVWRGTLSAEEVKNIFESE
- a CDS encoding RNA polymerase sigma factor, with product MTINLAKKFKDKKAISQLRSKDREAFIAVYDNHVKDIHRFVYFKIGRQEEANDLTSMIFLKTWNYIQTNQLADGKTLRALLYKIARNAIVDYYRENGLKLELSLDDENNPIEVVDDKQDLAEDLTDRANLELIKSKLPLLKDEYREVIILKFVNDLDLSEIADITGKSKGNVRVLLHRALNALRELVSEADPKTEE
- a CDS encoding O-antigen ligase family protein, encoding MKPKVYLLILRLGVFLSLLTVFLVFRNLLFPYITSKQLVLNILMEFLLAITLVFWWKFPSYRPKKSWITWGLISYFIAIIASLFVTIDFNLSFWGDAERMLGLFHLFHFLILYFIIITAFREKKDWKLLFLASILVAVVESYFCLKGQLAYGTIGNTAYVSGYLIFNLFFAAILFLKSKSKLWRWLYLIPVVIMLFAFRRANTSGAIIGLGISVLLFLFLFGFFQRNKKLKYWTLGIASVLVLGVIFVFSQSQSDWFQSSTRLRNLTSQKSTFQTRLVSWRGAAADFKFHPILGVGYGNYASVFDRQFDPKFYNYSRTETYFDRAHNNLIDIVTTTGLLGLLAYLSIFVALFYYLFLYFKPILRDYRGGEEGSSRQLAEVFLIVSLVVAYFIQNLAVFDSLVTYMGLMIILAYVYYLVQIKPEDGEEEARPAIKSKTEYIALGSVIIVALVFIYTFNVRPWRMFVNTINSYSQTLSGDVVNGLNSYREALDSNTGLERDARFSFIGLISTNPAVLSYLTPAEAQDTLAYTVSLAQKNLSYNEEDSLGQLQLAQIADLGARVNYQDQVLFERYSTLSLNAIDAAIKASPRRPTLYFAKAQLLLARGDKEGTIESMKYGISLNPEYPDGHCQLALIYILLDDDEASYPYVTSCLDNKGQFAFPEKALTIWAKHYTALKDTAHLEQINAQLEAYKADSLAPIQP